A genomic stretch from Lathyrus oleraceus cultivar Zhongwan6 chromosome 2, CAAS_Psat_ZW6_1.0, whole genome shotgun sequence includes:
- the LOC127119324 gene encoding polygalacturonase 1 beta-like protein 3 — MNKQLILICLFILFSSIIVTIAGDAVAGDKNPFTPRAYVNRYWDKEIRNGLPKPSFLFSKASPLSTVEAATFAKLAAGNTLSTRLSEFCSAAKLLCIPEVAASLEKHDKDANFAVYKDKNFTNYGTSRPGGVDLFKSYSDGENIPVNDFRRYSRNSAGHKDSFTSYATESNVADQSFHTYGTGATGGTGDFKQYTKETNNPTLVFSSYSDSSNGRTQSFSSYTENGNAGDQSFSSYGKNGNGPTEEFTSYGTSTNVVGSSFSNYAETSNAGNDTFTNYGVDMNNPTNNFDNYANEGNGAVQTFTNYREKSNVGADSFTSYAKTANAAKVDFNNYGKSFNDGTDTFTSYAKTSTGETKVNFKGYGVKNSFKEYTKEAVSFEKYTNVSSTLSASVEEKKNAVSGNLVKKWVEPGKFFREKMLKEGTVMPMPDISDKLPERSFLPRSIISKLPFSTSKISEMKQLFKASDNGSMEKMMRDSLGDCERVPSRGETKRCVGSIEDMIDFATSVLGRNVIVRTTENLNGSKKSVMVGRVNGINGGKITRSVSCHQSLFPSLLYYCHSVPKVRVYQADLLDPKTKDKINQGVAVCHLDTSDWSPTHGAFMSLGSGPGRIEVCHWIFENDMSWTVAD, encoded by the exons ATGAACAAACAACTCATCCTTATCTGTCTCTTTATCCTCTTCTCATCTATCATT GTAACTATAGCCGGCGATGCGGTGGCCGGGGACAAAAATCCGTTCACTCCAAGAGCATATGTCAATCGGTATTGGGACAAAGAGATCCGCAACGGTTTACCTAAACCGTCGTTCCTGTTTTCCAAGGCGTCACCGCTAAGCACGGTGGAAGCCGCGACGTTCGCCAAGCTAGCCGCCGGGAATACTCTCTCCACGCGCTTGTCGGAGTTTTGCTCCGCTGCAAAACTCCTCTGCATCCCAGAAGTTGCTGCGAGTCTCGAAAAGCACGACAAGGACGCAAACTTTGCGGTGTACAAAGACAAGAACTTCACCAACTATGGAACGAGTCGACCCGGTGGAGTGGATTTGTTCAAAAGCTACTCCGACGGGGAAAATATTCCGGTGAACGATTTCCGTCGCTACAGCCGTAACTCCGCCGGCCACAAAGACAGTTTCACCAGCTACGCCACAGAAAGCAACGTGGCTGACCAAAGCTTCCACACATACGGCACTGGAGCAACCGGCGGTACCGGCGATTTCAAACAATACACAAAAGAAACCAACAATCCCACCCTCGTTTTCTCTTCTTACTCCGACAGCTCCAATGGAAGAACCCAATCATTCAGTTCCTACACCGAAAACGGCAATGCCGGAGATCAATCATTTTCATCCTACGGCAAAAACGGCAACGGTCCCACAGAAGAATTTACCTCGTACGGAACAAGCACCAACGTTGTGGGATCCAGTTTTTCCAACTATGCGGAAACCTCAAACGCCGGTAACGACACTTTTACAAACTACGGCGTTGATATGAATAACCCAACCAACAATTTCGACAACTACGCTAACGAAGGTAACGGCGCAGTTCAAACATTCACAAACTACCGTGAAAAATCCAACGTCGGTGCAGATTCTTTCACCAGCTACGCCAAAACAGCAAACGCCGCTAAAGTTGATTTCAACAACTACGGAAAATCATTCAACGACGGAACCGACACATTCACAAGCTACGCTAAAACATCAACCGGTGAAACAAAAGTTAACTTCAAAGGCTACGGTGTTAAAAACAGTTTCAAAGAGTATACCAAAGAAGCTGTTTCTTTCGAAAAGTACACAAACGTGAGTTCAACGTTAAGTGCTTCGGTGGAAGAGAAAAAAAACGCGGTGAGTGGCAATTTGGTAAAAAAGTGGGTCGAACCGGGTAAGTTCTTTAGAGAAAAAATGCTGAAAGAGGGTACAGTAATGCCTATGCCAGACATTAGTGATAAATTACCTGAAAGGTCGTTTTTACCCCGGAGTATTATTTCGAAATTACCTTTTTCCACTTCGAAAATCTCTGAAATGAAACAGTTATTCAAAGCTTCGGATAATGGTTCAATGGAGAAAATGATGAGAGATTCATTGGGAGATTGCGAGAGAGTTCCAAGCCGCGGTGAAACAAAACGGTGCGTGGGGTCCATTGAGGACATGATCGACTTTGCAACTTCGGTGCTTGGTCGAAACGTCATCGTTCGGACAACTGAGAATTTAAACGGGTCGAAGAAGAGTGTTATGGTGGGTCGGGTTAACGGAATCAACGGTGGAAAAATTACCCGATCGGTTTCTTGTCATCAGAGTTTATTTCCTTCTTTGCTTTATTATTGTCACTCTGTTCCTAAAGTTCGGGTTTACCAAGCGGATCTACTTGACCCGAAAACTAAGGATAAGATTAATCAAGGTGTTGCCGTTTGCCACTTGGACACTTCTGATTGGAGTCCCACTCATGGAGCTTTTATGTCTCTCGGGTCGGGTCCGGGTCGGATCGAAGTTTGTCATTGGATTTTTGAGAACGACATGTCGTGGACAGTTGCTGATTGA